The Nostoc sp. 'Lobaria pulmonaria (5183) cyanobiont' DNA window AGCCTCTCTCCCTAAGCTTCCGGCTATTTGGTAATATTTTGGCGGATGAATTGGTAGTAGCTGTGCTGGTGCTGCTAGTTCCTCTATTTGTACCTCTGCCTGTAATGGCCTTGGGTTTATTTACCAGTGCCATTCAAGCCCTGGTTTTCGCCACCCTAGCCGGAGCATACATTCATGAGGCAATGGAGGGACATGGTGGAGAAGAACATGAGGAGCATTAAACTTCTCAGCTGATAGCACAGTTCCCAGAGCATATTTGCTCAAAATATCGCAAAGCGCGATCAAAGAACTCATGTGCAGCGTGAAAATCACGTTTCTAATCGTTAACGTAATGTCTGTTAGTTTTGTAATCAAAGCAAGGAAAATCAACATGGATCCATTAGTTCAGGCTGCTTCAGTTCTCGCTGCTGCTTTAGCGATTGGTTTAGCTGCAATTGGCCCTGGTATTGGTCAAGGAAACGCTGCTGGACAAGCAGTAGAAGGTATTGCTCGTCAACCTGAAGCAGAAGGAAAAATTCGCGGTACTTTGCTATTAACCTTAGCATTCATGGAATCCTTGACTATCTATGGTCTAGTAATTGCCCTGGTATTGCTGTTTGCTAACCCCTTCGGTTAATACCTGAAAATTTTTGTGAGTGTGGAGACGTGAACCATCACGCCTCTACAATCGAAACGTTTTGGGTATCTTAAAATAGAATATCTAATGTTCAGTTGACCCTTATTGGCTATGGGTCTCTAAAAATATGAAAGGTTGGATGATGTTGCTAGCCACGAAAACTGCTACTCCAGCCAAAGAGGAGACAAATGTTTGATTTCGATGCTACCTTGCCCTTCATGGCATTGCAATTCCTGCTATTAGCAGCTTTGTTGAATGCAATTTTCTATAAGCCACTGACCAAAGTACTAGACGATCGCGATAATTATATCCGAACGAATACCTTGGAAGCGCGGGAGAGCTTGGCTAAAGCCGAGCGCTTGGCTACCGAATATGAGCAGCAACTCGCAGACGCTCGCAAACAATCGCAAGCTACTGTAGAAGCAGCTCAACTGGAAGCTAAGAAAATTACTGCCGAGAAAATAGCTGAGGCCCAAAAGGAAGCTCAGACTCAACGAGAACAAGCTGCTGTTGAAATAGAACAACAAAAACAGGAAGCTTTTCGCACCTTAGAGCAACAAGTTGATGCTTTAAGCAGGCAGATTCTAGAAAAACTATTGGGGCCAACTCCAGTTAGATAAACTAACTAGACTGGTTCGGTGAAAGCATACGCGCAACTGGCCCCTAGTCCAGAGCGCTTAATTAAGTGTCGAAAAAGGCACTTTTTCCCTTCTGGGAAAAGATACTTAAATTTCCTTCGGGAAAGATACTTAATTTCCTTTCGGGAAAATACAACGTATTAGCAAGCGAGCAGCGCACTTGTAAATGGGTATCATGGGGACATTCTTATTACTTGCCGCAGAAGCAAACGCTGTTCACTCTGAATTGGCAGAAGGCGCAGCAGAAGGTGGTTTCGGTCTAAACCTAGACATTTTTGAAACCAATCTGATTAATCTAGCGATTCTGATTGGCATACTATTCTACTTCGGACGTAAAGTTTTAAGCAATATCCTGAACGAGCGACAATCCAATATTGCCACTGCAATTCAGGAAGCAGAAGGGCGCTTAAAAGAGGCTTCAACTGCTCTTTCCCAAGCGCAAGAGCAATTAAAGCAATCTCAGGCAGAGGCAGAACGCATCCGCCAATCGGCCGTAGAAAACGCCCAAAAGGCGAAAGAAGCCTTGTTAGCGAAGGCAGTGCAAGACGTAGAACGCTTGAAACAAACAGCAGCAGCAGATTTAAACAGTGAAACTGATCGAGCGATCGCTCAACTGCGGCAACGGGTAGCTACACTAGCATTGCAAAAAGTCGAATCGCAACTCAAAAGCGGGATTGCCGACGATGCTCAACAAGGTTTAATTGACCGCAGCATCGCACAACTGGGAGGCAATGTATGACAAGTCAGGTAGCGGCAGCCGAAGTAGCCCAACCTTACGCACAGGCACTTTTGTCAATAGCGCAATCGAAAAATTTGACAGAAGAGTTTGGGGAAGATGCGCGTACTTTCCTGGGACTACTCAGGGCAGACAAACAGCTACACAACTTCTTCAGCAACCCGTTTATTCAGTCTGAGAACAAAAAATCTCTGATCAAACAAATACTCGGTGAAGGCGCTAACCCCTACTTACGCAATTTTTTGCTGATATTGGTAGATAAACGGCGCATTGCATTCTTGGAATCAATTTTTCAACAATATCTGGCGCTGTTGCGGCAGCTGAATCAAACCGTATTAGCGGAAGTAATTTCAGCCGTTCCCCTCACAGAAGCTCAACAGCAGGCAATCATCCAAAAGGTCATCGCCATCTCGAATGCTCGCCAGGTAGAACTAGAAGCCAGGGTAGACAGCGAGTTAATTGGTGGTGTGATCATTAAAGTAGGTTCGCAGGTAATTGACGCTAGTATCCGGGGTCAGTTGCGCCGCCTTTCATTGCGCCTAACTAATAGTTAGAAAGTTAGAAGTTAGGAGTTAGTAGTTAGGAGTTAAGTAAATAGTAATTTATTTTGACTTTTAACTTGTAATTTTGGCATCTTTAATTCTTAACTCCTAACTGAATTAATTTTTCCGTCTCGAAAGCAAAAAAGATAGACACATGAGCATATCAATTAGACCTGACGAAATTAGCAGCATTATCCAACAACAAATCGAGCAATACGATCAAGAGGTCAAAGTTGCTAACGTTGGTACTGTTCTCCAAGTTGGTGACGGTATTGCCCGGATTTATGGTCTGGAAAAGGCTATGTCTGGGGAACTTTTGGAATTTGAAGATGGCACAATTGGCATCGCCCAGAACTTAGAAGAAGACAACGTAGGCGCGGTGCTGATGGGTGAAGGGATAGAAATTCAAGAAGGTAGCTCCGTAACCGCTACTGGTAGAATTGCCCAAGTACCGGTCGGAGAAGCCTTAATTGGACGAGTCGTAGACGCTTTAGGTCGCCCCATCGATGGTAAGGGAGACATCAAATCCTCAGAAAATCGTTTGATTGAATCTCCAGCACCTGGTATCATTGCTCGTCGGTCTGTACACGAACCCATGCAAACGGGTATCACAGCTATTGACTCAATGATTCCCATCGGTCGTGGTCAGCGGGAATTGATTATTGGCGATCGCCAAACCGGTAAAACTGCGATCGCTATTGACACCATCATCAACCAAAAAGAAGAAGATGTAGTTTGTGTCTACGTTGCGATCGGTCAAAAAGCTTCCACCGTAGCTAACGTGGTGCAGACATTGCAAGAAAAAGGCGCGATGGATTACACCGTCGTCGTCGCCGCTAGTGCCAGTGAACCAGCTACCCTGCAATACCTCGCTCCGTATACAGGCGCAACTATTGCTGAGTACTTTATGTACAAAGGCAAAGCTACGCTGGTAATTTATGATGACCTCTCCAAGCAAGCCCAAGCTTATCGCCAAATGTCTCTACTGCTACGTCGTCCACCCGGACGCGAAGCGTACCCCGGAGATGTATTCTACATCCACTCCCGCTTGTTAGAAAGAGCCGCAAAGCTGAGTGACGAATTAGGTAAAGGCAGTATGACCGCCCTACCAATTATCGAAACCCAAGCTGGTGACGTTTCAGCATACATCCCCACCAACGTAATTTCTATTACCGATGGTCAGATATTCCTGTCTTCGGACTTGTTTAACGCTGGGATCCGTCCGGCTGTAAATCCCGGTATTTCAGTATCCCGCGTGGGTTCTGCCGCTCAAACTAAGGCAATGAAAAAAGTTGCCGGTAAGATTAAATTGGAACTAGCCCAATTTGACGACCTGCAAGCCTTCGCTCAATTTGCTTCTGACTTAGATAAAGCCACTCAAGACCAGTTAGCACGGGGTCAACGGTTACGCGAACTCCTCAAGCAGCCACAAAATTCCCCACTCTCGGTATACGAGCAAGTAGCAATTTTGTATGCTGGAATTAATGGTTACTTAGATGACGTACCTGTAAATCAAGTAACTACCTTCACCGCCGGTCTACGTGAGTACTTAAAGACTGGGAAAACCCAGTATGCCCAAGGAGTACAAGCATCTAAAGCACTAGGTGACGCAGAAGAAGCTGCTTTGAAGGAAGCACTTACCGAATACAAGAAGACCTTCAAAGCTACAGCGTAATTAGTTATTAGTCATTGGTTATTGGTCATTGGTACAGAACTAATGACTAGTGACTAATGACAAAGGACAAATGACTAACTACTAAGGAAAAAAATATGGCCAATTTAAAAGCAATACGCGATCGCATTCAGTCGGTCAAAAACACCAAAAAAATCACAGAAGCCATGCGCCTCGTAGCTGCGGCTAGAGTACGTCGGGCGCAAGAACAAGTCCTAGCAACTCGGCCCTTTGCCGATCGCTTGGCACAAGTATTATATGGTTTGCAAAGCCGTCTGCGCTTTGAAGAAGCAAACCTACCACTACTGAAAAAACGCCAAGTTAAGTCCGTTGGGCTGTTGGTAATTTCAGGCGATCGCGGTCTATGCGGCGGCTACAATAATAACGTTATCCGTCGTGCAGAAAACCGCGCCAAAGAAATCAAGGCAGAAGGTTTAGACTATCAATTTGTGCTTGTCGGACGCAAAGCTACACAGTACTTTCAACGCCGCGATCAGCCCATTGATGCTACTTACAGCGGCTTAGAGCAAATTCCCACCGCAGCGGAAGCCAATCAGATTGCTGACCAACTACTTTCCTTGTTCCTTTCGGAAGAAGTTGACCGCATCGAATTAATCTACACCAGATTCCTTTCCTTGGTTAGCTCGCGTCCTGTGATCCAAACCTTACTGCCCCTCGATCCACAAGGTCTAGAAGCAGCCGATGACGAAATCTTCCGCTTGACAACCCGTGGTGGTAAATTTGAAGTTGAACGGGAGAAAGTGACTAACCAAGTCCGCACGTTGGCTCCTGACATGATTTTCGAGCAAGATCCTGTGCAGATTCTCGATTCTCTGTTGCCCCTGTATCTAAGTAACCAGTTATTGCGGGCGCTACAAGAATCGGCAGCTAGCGAACTAGCAGCGCGGATGACAGCCATGAGTAATGCCAGTGAAAATGCTGGTGAACTGATTAACACCCTCACGCTGTCTTACAACAAGGCTCGACAAGCTGCAATTACCCAAGAACTCCTTGAAGTTGTGGGCGGTGCTGAAGCACTAACTTAAGGTATAGCTAATTATTTATTTGTAGTGCGTTGTAATATATAGCCAATTGCTAATTATTTTAAGATTAGCAATTGGCTATTTAGTATTTGGGACTTTCAACATAAAGCAAAAATTTTTGTCTATTAACACATTTCAAGAATTGCGTATTATAATTGAAGTATAAAGCGCATGGGTCCGTCACGGTTTCGACAGGTTGGCGAACGCTGCTCTGTGATTCAGGTCGAGAGTGAGTCTCCTCTCGGAAATCAAAGGCTCAAACAAAAAGTAAATGCGAATAACATCGTTAACTTTGCTCGTAAGGATGCTCTAGTAGCAGCCTAAAACACCTCTTATAGGTTCGAGCGTCTTCGGTTTGACTCCGTTAAGGACTGAAGACCAAACCCCAACGGATGCTCTAGCAAGCGTTCTCTGGTTGGCTTGCTGGCTAAGATCAAATCAGAGCATCCTACGTTCGGGATAATGAACGATTCCCGCCTTGAGGGTCAGAAAGGCTAAACCTGTGAATGAGCGGGGAGTCAATACCCAATTTGGACAGCAGTTCGACTCTGCTCGGATCCACTAAAAATAGTTAACAAGTCCACTTGACACTATGATGTGTAAGTGGGCTTTGTTTTATGGTAAATTCTCATCAGAATTTTCTATAATGCACAGCTAACTTGAGTTCAACGGCTAATATAGCAATACCGTTGAGTTAAGCCCAAAATTTTTGGTAAAGATGCGAAACTGGACTGTTAGCCTGCTGTGCTAATGTGTCTCTACAAGTTTCTCGCCAAACCTTAAACCAAAAACGTGTAGACATCAACAGCGCCCAAGCCCAAGTAACAAAAAGAAGCGCAACAAGTACTATCTCTGCACAAAGCAGAACTTGTCAAGAAAATAATCTTGATTGTTAACCACAATCTAGGGCGTTGCTCCCGTTGCGGGATGAATTAGGCTACTAAGGGTACAAATCCATAATGGAGGTAGTGCAGTAACAATCGAATTGATAGCTTAAGCATTTCTTCTGATTTAGAATAGCAACAAATGTCTCAAGTTCATCGACTTGTGCAAATCCAGGAATTTCTGAATGTTCAGGCGCATCTGGGAATTTGAGAGCGATTTCTTTAACCCAATTTCTTACCGTATTATCATTGACTTCAGTCAGCCGCTCAATGGTCTCAAACCAATGCCATTCACGTACATGGTTAGACATTGTTGTTTAATTTCGTCATTGTATCCGCGTTTTGAATATGATTCTAGAAATTGGCGTTAGCAAAGCGGGGCAAAACGCACGTCGCAATCGCTACAGATGTAGTTTTGTTTACCACGACGATGCCCGTTATTAGGGCTAAGGTTAGATGCACAATATGGACAGTTCATCTCTTAATTATGCAACGCCAAAATTTTGACGATAAAAATGTAGAGACACGACAAATCGCGTCTCTACAAGGGTTTACCGTTTTTTCATAGACGCGATGAATTGCGTCTTTATGCAGGGTTAGGTTGGATTCGGCCTTGAAGTAGCTGGATAATAGCAGCTTTTTCTAAGATTCCAACTAGGACGCCATTCTTGCGAATCACGGGAAGCACAGATAGTTTTTGTTGTTCGAGTAACTGCATGACTTCCAGCAGAGGTTGATCTGATTGGACTGTGGTAGATTCAGTAATTGGTCGCATGACTTCTTTAACTTGAGTTTCTGACCACAGTGCTGTGGGGATGGTTCTTAAATTATCAACTGCGATCGCACCTACTAATTGTCCATCATCATCAGTCACTAAGAACCGATGCCAGTTTTGCCCACTTATGACTCGCTCATCGGCAAACTCTCTCAAGGTAAGATTAGCAGATACAATCGGGCTGTCATGAGTTACAGCATCTTCAGCTGTTAAACCTGTGAGTTTTTCTTGCACTCTGGCAAATTGAGCCGAATTACCAGCATTTTGCAACAAGAAGAACCCAATTAACAAATTCCACAAGTTACCGGAGTTGCCAAATAATAGTAGGGGAAGTACACCTGAAAGAATTGCTACCCAACCAAATATTTGTCCAACTCGACTAGCAAAGGTTACACCTTTATAAGGATTACCTGTAATCTTCCAAACAATAGCTTTCAGTATATTTCCCCCATCTAAGGGCAAGCCAGGAATCAGGTTGAACAGGGCTAATGCCAAGTTAACAGAAGCGAGAACACCAAGAATTGCAGCTAACGGCCCTGATGCAGCAGTAGTAACACCAATAGCTGTAACGATGCCGCATAGCAATAAGCTAACTAACGGCCCGGCGATCGCTACCCAGAAAGCTTCACCTGGGGTTTTCGATTCTTTTTCTAAGCTTGCTAAACCGCCAAATATAAACAGTGTGATGGATTTGACATCAATTCCCTGACGAATCGCAACGAAACTGTGGCCTAATTCATGGGCGACGACAGAGGCAAATAACATCAGCGCTGTCATCAATCCTAGTAACAAAGCTAATCCCGTAGACAATTGGGGAAATTGCGCCGCCAGTCCACTGCTATAGCTCCAAGTTACTAAACCCAGAACTAAAAACCATGACGGATGGATATAGAAGGGAATTCCGAAGAGATTACCAACGCGAATTGTGCCATTCATGTCGCTCACCTTTGATTTCAGCTTCGAGAGGTTTGCTTTAGTCCTTCTCGATGTTTTTATTGTAACGAAAGGTTAAGAGATTTTAATCTTGCATGGCGGTAGTGGTGTCCGTCTGTAAAGGTGTGGTTATTGGCAATATTGCAAGCAAGAGTAATGACATCTTCAA harbors:
- the atpE gene encoding ATP synthase F0 subunit C, which translates into the protein MDPLVQAASVLAAALAIGLAAIGPGIGQGNAAGQAVEGIARQPEAEGKIRGTLLLTLAFMESLTIYGLVIALVLLFANPFG
- a CDS encoding F0F1 ATP synthase subunit B', producing the protein MFDFDATLPFMALQFLLLAALLNAIFYKPLTKVLDDRDNYIRTNTLEARESLAKAERLATEYEQQLADARKQSQATVEAAQLEAKKITAEKIAEAQKEAQTQREQAAVEIEQQKQEAFRTLEQQVDALSRQILEKLLGPTPVR
- a CDS encoding F0F1 ATP synthase subunit B encodes the protein MGIMGTFLLLAAEANAVHSELAEGAAEGGFGLNLDIFETNLINLAILIGILFYFGRKVLSNILNERQSNIATAIQEAEGRLKEASTALSQAQEQLKQSQAEAERIRQSAVENAQKAKEALLAKAVQDVERLKQTAAADLNSETDRAIAQLRQRVATLALQKVESQLKSGIADDAQQGLIDRSIAQLGGNV
- the atpH gene encoding ATP synthase F1 subunit delta → MTSQVAAAEVAQPYAQALLSIAQSKNLTEEFGEDARTFLGLLRADKQLHNFFSNPFIQSENKKSLIKQILGEGANPYLRNFLLILVDKRRIAFLESIFQQYLALLRQLNQTVLAEVISAVPLTEAQQQAIIQKVIAISNARQVELEARVDSELIGGVIIKVGSQVIDASIRGQLRRLSLRLTNS
- the atpA gene encoding F0F1 ATP synthase subunit alpha encodes the protein MSISIRPDEISSIIQQQIEQYDQEVKVANVGTVLQVGDGIARIYGLEKAMSGELLEFEDGTIGIAQNLEEDNVGAVLMGEGIEIQEGSSVTATGRIAQVPVGEALIGRVVDALGRPIDGKGDIKSSENRLIESPAPGIIARRSVHEPMQTGITAIDSMIPIGRGQRELIIGDRQTGKTAIAIDTIINQKEEDVVCVYVAIGQKASTVANVVQTLQEKGAMDYTVVVAASASEPATLQYLAPYTGATIAEYFMYKGKATLVIYDDLSKQAQAYRQMSLLLRRPPGREAYPGDVFYIHSRLLERAAKLSDELGKGSMTALPIIETQAGDVSAYIPTNVISITDGQIFLSSDLFNAGIRPAVNPGISVSRVGSAAQTKAMKKVAGKIKLELAQFDDLQAFAQFASDLDKATQDQLARGQRLRELLKQPQNSPLSVYEQVAILYAGINGYLDDVPVNQVTTFTAGLREYLKTGKTQYAQGVQASKALGDAEEAALKEALTEYKKTFKATA
- a CDS encoding F0F1 ATP synthase subunit gamma, with translation MANLKAIRDRIQSVKNTKKITEAMRLVAAARVRRAQEQVLATRPFADRLAQVLYGLQSRLRFEEANLPLLKKRQVKSVGLLVISGDRGLCGGYNNNVIRRAENRAKEIKAEGLDYQFVLVGRKATQYFQRRDQPIDATYSGLEQIPTAAEANQIADQLLSLFLSEEVDRIELIYTRFLSLVSSRPVIQTLLPLDPQGLEAADDEIFRLTTRGGKFEVEREKVTNQVRTLAPDMIFEQDPVQILDSLLPLYLSNQLLRALQESAASELAARMTAMSNASENAGELINTLTLSYNKARQAAITQELLEVVGGAEALT
- a CDS encoding IS1/IS1595 family N-terminal zinc-binding domain-containing protein — translated: MNCPYCASNLSPNNGHRRGKQNYICSDCDVRFAPLC
- a CDS encoding site-2 protease family protein codes for the protein MNGTIRVGNLFGIPFYIHPSWFLVLGLVTWSYSSGLAAQFPQLSTGLALLLGLMTALMLFASVVAHELGHSFVAIRQGIDVKSITLFIFGGLASLEKESKTPGEAFWVAIAGPLVSLLLCGIVTAIGVTTAASGPLAAILGVLASVNLALALFNLIPGLPLDGGNILKAIVWKITGNPYKGVTFASRVGQIFGWVAILSGVLPLLLFGNSGNLWNLLIGFFLLQNAGNSAQFARVQEKLTGLTAEDAVTHDSPIVSANLTLREFADERVISGQNWHRFLVTDDDGQLVGAIAVDNLRTIPTALWSETQVKEVMRPITESTTVQSDQPLLEVMQLLEQQKLSVLPVIRKNGVLVGILEKAAIIQLLQGRIQPNPA